In a single window of the Rhopalosiphum padi isolate XX-2018 chromosome 1, ASM2088224v1, whole genome shotgun sequence genome:
- the LOC132918461 gene encoding flap endonuclease 1 isoform X1, which produces MGITGLAKLIADIAPNAIKENEIKNHFGRKIAIDASMSLYQFLIAVRSEGAQLTSADGETTSHIMGTFYRTIRLLENGIKPVYVFDGKPPQMKSSELEKRADRRQEAQKSLEKAEEAGDATGIDKFSKRLVKVTSIHTTECKELLKLMGVPFVEAPCEAEAQCAAMVKAGKVYATATEDMDALTFGSPVLLRHMTFSEARKMPIQEFQLDSVLETMEMSRDEFIDLCILLGCDYCNSIKGVGPKRAIELMRQYRSLENIIENLDTKKYQVPENWPFKEARRLFIEPEIRDPETIDLKWMDPDEEGLVKFLCGDRGFNEDRVRNGAKKLIKARSGTTQGRLDSFFAFSSTPNKRKAEEAKAAAEASKKAKKGNYSKRGRPK; this is translated from the exons atgGGTATTACTGGTTTAGCGAAACTTATAGCGGACATTGCTCCAAATGCCATCaaagaaaatgaaattaaaaatcattttg GCCGAAAAATTGCGATTGACGCTTCAATGAGTCTTTATCAGTTTTTGATTGCAGTTCGCAGTGAGGGAGCACAACTGACAAGCGCTGATGGCGAAACtactag TCATATTATGGGTACATTCTATCGTACAATAAGACTTTTAGAAAATGGTATTAAACCAGTATATGTATTTGATGGTAAGCCACCTCAAATGAAATCATCAGAATTAGAAAAACGGGCTGATAGAAGGCAGGAAGCACAAAAATCATTAGAAAAAGCAGAAGAAGCCG GTGATGCTACTGGAATTGATAAATTCAGTAAACGATTGGTAAAAGTAACATCAATTCATACGACCGAATGCAAAGAACTGCTAAAATTAATGGGAGTTCCTTTTGTGGAA gctCCATGTGAGGCTGAAGCGCAGTGTGCTGCTATGGTAAAAGCTGGTAAAGTGTATGCCACTGCTACTGAAGATATGGACGCCTTAACATTTGGTTCTCCAGTATTACTACGTCATATGACATTCAGCGAAGCCAGAAAAATGCCAATTCAAGAATTTCAATTAGATTCAGTGTTGGAAACAATGGAAATGTCTAGAGATGaa ttcataGATCTGTGTATACTGTTGGGATGTGATTACTGTAACAGTATCAAAGGGGTTGGACCAAAACGAGCTATTGAGTTAATGCGGCAATACAGATCATTAGaaaacattattgaaaatttagatactaaaaaatatcaagtacCTGAAAATTGGCCATTTAAGGAAGCTAGACGGTTATTTATTGAACCAGAGATAAGAGATCCTGAGACTatagat TTAAAATGGATGGATCCAGATGAAGAAGGATTAGTCAAATTTTTATGTGGTGATAGAGGATTTAATGAAGATAGAGTAAGAAATGGAGCTAAGAAGTTAATCAAGGCACGATCTGGTACAACTCAAGGCAGGTTGGATTCATTTTTTGCATTCTCTTCAACGCCAAATAAACGTAAA gctgAGGAAGCAAAAGCAGCAGCAGAAGCCAGCAAGAAAGCAAAGAAGGGAAATTACAGCAAACGGGGTAGACCAAAATAA
- the LOC132918461 gene encoding flap endonuclease 1 isoform X2: MSLYQFLIAVRSEGAQLTSADGETTSHIMGTFYRTIRLLENGIKPVYVFDGKPPQMKSSELEKRADRRQEAQKSLEKAEEAGDATGIDKFSKRLVKVTSIHTTECKELLKLMGVPFVEAPCEAEAQCAAMVKAGKVYATATEDMDALTFGSPVLLRHMTFSEARKMPIQEFQLDSVLETMEMSRDEFIDLCILLGCDYCNSIKGVGPKRAIELMRQYRSLENIIENLDTKKYQVPENWPFKEARRLFIEPEIRDPETIDLKWMDPDEEGLVKFLCGDRGFNEDRVRNGAKKLIKARSGTTQGRLDSFFAFSSTPNKRKAEEAKAAAEASKKAKKGNYSKRGRPK, translated from the exons ATGAGTCTTTATCAGTTTTTGATTGCAGTTCGCAGTGAGGGAGCACAACTGACAAGCGCTGATGGCGAAACtactag TCATATTATGGGTACATTCTATCGTACAATAAGACTTTTAGAAAATGGTATTAAACCAGTATATGTATTTGATGGTAAGCCACCTCAAATGAAATCATCAGAATTAGAAAAACGGGCTGATAGAAGGCAGGAAGCACAAAAATCATTAGAAAAAGCAGAAGAAGCCG GTGATGCTACTGGAATTGATAAATTCAGTAAACGATTGGTAAAAGTAACATCAATTCATACGACCGAATGCAAAGAACTGCTAAAATTAATGGGAGTTCCTTTTGTGGAA gctCCATGTGAGGCTGAAGCGCAGTGTGCTGCTATGGTAAAAGCTGGTAAAGTGTATGCCACTGCTACTGAAGATATGGACGCCTTAACATTTGGTTCTCCAGTATTACTACGTCATATGACATTCAGCGAAGCCAGAAAAATGCCAATTCAAGAATTTCAATTAGATTCAGTGTTGGAAACAATGGAAATGTCTAGAGATGaa ttcataGATCTGTGTATACTGTTGGGATGTGATTACTGTAACAGTATCAAAGGGGTTGGACCAAAACGAGCTATTGAGTTAATGCGGCAATACAGATCATTAGaaaacattattgaaaatttagatactaaaaaatatcaagtacCTGAAAATTGGCCATTTAAGGAAGCTAGACGGTTATTTATTGAACCAGAGATAAGAGATCCTGAGACTatagat TTAAAATGGATGGATCCAGATGAAGAAGGATTAGTCAAATTTTTATGTGGTGATAGAGGATTTAATGAAGATAGAGTAAGAAATGGAGCTAAGAAGTTAATCAAGGCACGATCTGGTACAACTCAAGGCAGGTTGGATTCATTTTTTGCATTCTCTTCAACGCCAAATAAACGTAAA gctgAGGAAGCAAAAGCAGCAGCAGAAGCCAGCAAGAAAGCAAAGAAGGGAAATTACAGCAAACGGGGTAGACCAAAATAA